Genomic DNA from Taurinivorans muris:
TCTTGCGGAACTTGCAAGGCAAGACGCTTTTTATAGTTGATAAAGATAGGTCCCGAAAGGTTCAGGGTGATGTCTTCCGGTTTTCCGTGAGGAATGGTCACCGTAACGAAAACATTGATGTCTTCCGCCGATTCCGCCTGCAAGATGTTTTGTTCCGCTTCGCTGAGCTTAACCGTATATTCGCTGAGGAAGAAATACGGGTCGGTAATCAAGACGCCGAAATCAGGGGTTTTTGTGCTTTGGTAAATATAGAAAGGCGAATTTTGCCTGTATTCGATGATGGTGTATTCCTTTTCATCGTCATAGCCGATAAGCCCTTTGGGCATATGGATAAATTTATCTCTGTCAAGCTCAATATTGCCGATTCGCGTTTCCATGAGTCTTGAATAATTGGCATTGTCGGCAAGTTCCTTATTGTCGGAACTGCCTGCTGAAATATTATCCTGCATGACACGCTTATAAACTTCTTCACGGTATACCGTCATGGTATCGGGAAGATTGATTCCGATACGGGCCTGTTTGCCCTGCACGCTGATAAGGGTAACTTTTATATCATCGCCAATATAAAGGCTTTCGCCCGCTTTTCTTGTTAAAATAAGCATATGCCACCTATAAAGTGTTAAATATAATTCAAAAGGCTTAAGTTCATAATCATGCTGGACGTTTGCAAAACCCCTTGGTACGTCACTTGCTGCTTTTTAATATTATTGAGAAGCGTAGGCAAGTCAATATCTTCAATATTGCTCATGCGCTCCTGCTGATTGAGCTGATGGGTCTGCATGACAGTCAGATTCGCTTCGACACGGTTGCTTCTTCCGCCGATATTGGCAAGCTTCGTGACCAAATGCTCGCTCATTTTTCTCAAATCTTCGACAGATTGTCCGCAGCCGTCGCTGTTATTGGTTTCACAGTACGCAATCAAATCCGAAATCGTTTCAAAGATATTGGGTTCTTCCACCGGGGTGGCGTGATTGCTGCCCTTCGCCTGATAAAGACCGCCGAAAATATCCTTGCCATCGTTGGTGATATGCACAAAATCTCCGGGAGCGATTTCATAGCCCTGTTCTTCCGCCCTGTTCGGACGGACGACGAATTGGGAGCCGGCATCAATGCTTACGCCGTTCTTCGCTTCAACATCGACGTATCCTCCCGGAACAACGACGCGAACAGACGTACTGCCTGCAGAAGTTGTGGCTTTTCCCGTCTCCCATGTCAAGCCATTGTCTTTGCTGTATTGAAATTCAATGGTGCCGTCTTGTCCGACGCTGACATCATCGGGAAATTTAATCTGCACATCGGATTTGAAAATACCCTGCGCATCGGCAGAACCGATACTGTCGCCGTAAACGTCCACTTCCGGAGGAAAATCGTTGTCATCTCCGATATAATGGGCGGAAGGACGGATATAGAGCATGGAACCGTTGGAAGGTGAAGTTTCCGCATCCGGATTATAGGCGGTGACTTGCACCGGCGCCGCAGTCGGAGGATTGGTGGGAGGAACGGCCTCAGGCAATGCCATATTGACAAGGCAGCCGTCGAGATTGAGCGTCGTGTCGCCTGCCGCAAGGGTTTTTGTCACCCATGTTTTTCCGCCGTCTTTTGAATATTCGTAAGTAAGGTCATTCGCTCCGCCGATTTCACCGTCCTGAGGAAAACGAATCATGGCTGTTTGAGGCAGCTCTCCCTGCACATCAAAAATCGCCTTATTGAATTCCGCACTTTCCGTCATGACTCCGAGTTTTTTCGTATAGGCGGGACTGTCGGTCTTATGTCCGGAAAAAATATGCGTGCCGTTATATTCCGTATTGGCGATATTCATCAGAAGCTCGAAATTCTGTCTGAGCTCCGTGGCTATCTGCATTCTGTTTTCAGGAGAATACGTTTGCGAGGACGCTTGTTCGGCAAGTTCCGTGATACGCGTCAGCACGGTTTGCGCTTGCTGCAGCGCTCCGTCCGTACTTTTAAGCCAGGCGCTCGCTTCTTTGGAGTTGTCGATATAGGTCGCGTTGATATTGATGGAAGCGCGGTAATTGAGAATATGCACCGTGCCTGTCGGATCGTCGGAAGGATTGTTGACACGTTTTTGAGTGGACATTTGTATGCCGTAATTCATGTAATCGCTAAGAATAGTGTTCATATTCTTGCTCATTGAATTATACATCATATTATGGGTAATGCGCATACGGTTCTCCTTTCAGGCTTGCTATTGCTTCAATCCGAGCAAGGTTTCAAACATTTGGTCTGCTGTGGAAATAAGCTTTGCAGCAGCTGTGTAGGAATGTTGATATCTGATCAATAAAGTAAGTTCTTCGTCCAAGTTCACGCCCGCAACGGATTGGGCTTGTGTTTCCGCTTCATTGGCAAGGGTTTGGTAATAATCGGCATTGAAATTGGCGTTTCTTGTGTCAGAGCCTATATTTCCGACTATTGCGGCGTAATAGGATAAAAGGCTTTCTTCCCTTGTTTCCCAAACCGTGGTGATTTTAATGGGAGCTTCCGCAAGCTTTCCGATTTGCTGGGCTATTGTTCCGTCGCCGATATTGCCTTCCGTCTGCCCGTCAATGGAGGCGGAGTTGATATATTCCGGATTATCCACCAAATTCGGGTTGATATGGATAGTCGAAGCGCTGTCGCCTCCGAAAAATGTGTTGATGCCGAGAGCCGCCCAAAGTCCTGTCGTATCGGAACCCATTTTAAATTCCACGTCTTCGGCGGCGGTCAATTGAAGCATACCGCCTTCAATGGTCGCTGTGACAAGTTGTCTGCCGTTGTCATCGACGAAACTGCGGTTGATGGCGGCGGCTACATCCTGCAAACTGTGCTTGTTCGGATCGAAGTTTTCAGGAGGATTGCCGGCGGGATTGAAATTCAACGAACCGGATAAAAGAGGTTCTCCGGTCTTATCATTATAAAAATGCAGATTCAGGTTTCCTTCGGTCAGTCTGTCGTGGAACGCATACGTTTGCCAATCGCTGCCAAGAGCCAAATCGGGTCTTTCGATTTTTGTCGTTCCGAGTATATGGTTGAAACCGTCAAGACCGGTGCCTTGGCTGTGTATGCGGTTCACTTCCCAAATAAGGCTTTCCGCCAACGCGTCAAGCTGGGCTTCGTATTTTGATATTCTTTTGTCGCGTACTTCACAGTATGCCCCGAGCTTGCCCCCTAAGGATTCCATATCAAGGTTCTTGCTGACGTTGATAGGGTCACGGGTTGGTTCGTGCCAAAAGACACTGTCCTTCGGAACGATATAAAACTTATCGCCGATGTCGAAATAAGGGGTATCGCCTTCTTTCAGCCCGTCGCCGGAAAATGATATTTTCAATTCCGCAATGTCAAGCTTTTCGCCGACAGGAGGAACGGTAAAGACATTGTTTCCCTTGGAATCGGTAACCCATGATTTTCCGCCGTCGATGGAAACTTTAAATTCCGTCGGGCTGACAAATTCCATGGTGTATTCATAGGCGCTTGAACCTTCGAAATGCAATTCGCCGGTAAAGTTCTTACAGTCGTTTTCGTAAAAAGGACCTTGGTTGGAAAGATGGTATTTGGTTTGATTTTCAAGCAAAGGCATACCTTCCTTGAGGTACACTTTGAAATCTCTGGGACCTTTGTCCTGAACACTGACATCGACCAAGGTGCTCAGCTCACGCACCAAAGCGTCACGCTTATCCAAAAGGGAATTGCAATTGTTGCTGGGCGGATTGTAGCTCTTTGCGATTTCTTGGTTTACATCAGCCAGTTTGTCAATGATTTCATTGACATCTGATATCGCAAGGTTGATATATTCATTCATTTCCCTTTTGGTGTCGGCAAGGGCTTTGTTCGCATTTTGATAGAGCATGGTCAAATTCTGCGTTTTTGAAATGATATCTTCCCTTACCGCCGTACTGCCGGGATTGGTGCTTAATTTTGTCCATGCCTGCAGGAAGCTTGACAGCTGATCGTGGATACCGTCCGTATTCGCCTCGTTAAACGTGCTTTGCACCGTTTGCATGATGACGGATTCTTCACTCCACATATTGAAAAGCCCGTTTTGGGAAAGATAATTATTTTCCAAATAACGGTCAAAATTGCGGTATATTTCTTGGGCGTAGGCACCTGTTCCAATTTGACCTGGTCGGTAGTCAAAAGGAGTGGACTCTTGGAAACGGACAGATTGGCGGACATATCCGGCTGTATTGCTGTTCGCAATATTGTTACCGGTGGTGTTGATGGCGACTTGGTTCGCCCGTACCGCATTGTTTCCTATATTGAGTAAGTTGCTTACGCCTGTCATGATGATGCCTCAAATGTGTTTTTAATATCTGGCGCTGAATACGGCCGCCTGAGGATGTTCCTTCGCGTATGTTCCGCGTCTGCTGTAATTGGTGCGCTGCGGAGGTATGATACGTTCATGCAGATAATTCAAAAGGTCCTTGCTTTGGTCCAAAAGCCCCAAAGAAAGGCGGGTGTTCAAAGACGCCTGCCTTGCGCAGGCTTGTTCTTTCTTGTCAATGCTGAGCCAAAGGGAGAGAATGATTTCCCTTTTGTCTTCGGGAAGCATTTGGGCGTAATCTTTTAAACGCCCTCCGCCAAGGGCTTGGATAATGCTTTCTTTTTCCGTAGCCAGCTGCCTTAACAATTCGTGAATGGAAAATTCAATGGTCATAACTGCGTCGGTATCACGTTTCATGAGCAGGGAAAATTCTTCCTGCAAAAGCTCTTTCATGAGATCTAACGCCTTATCTTGGCGGTTTAATGTATCTTGGATATTTGCAAACATGTGATTCCTCCGTCAAATTTATGTCACATCAATTCTCTTTTTGGTCTGCACTAGGAAATTTCTTCCTTGGCGAAATACGGTTCAGGGTTTATGGAAAGCCCGTTTTGTCTTATTTCAAAGTGCAAATGGCTGCCATTTGTCCGACCGCTTGAACCTACTTTTGCAATTTGTGTGCCAGAATTGATTGTATCGCCTGCCTTGACAAGAAGCTCGCTGTTATGCCCATATACGCTTTCAACACCGTTGCCATGGTCGATAATGATCATGTTGCCCAATTCCCTGTCTTGTCCAGCAAACTTCACAATGCCTGTTCCGCTTGCCGTGACCGCGCTGCCATGCTTCGCCTGAATGTCAAGCCCGGTATGCCAAGCCCTCTGCTTGTTGACAGGGTCGAATCTCCAGCCGAATGAAGAAGAAATGGAGCCGGCAGCAGGCATTTGAAATTCATTTTCCAAAGGCTTTGCGGAAACATTGTCAAAAACGGGGGGAGTGCTGATAATTGTGCCGCCGCCTATATGCGCAGCGGTTTCCATACCCTGCCCTGTTTGCTTCTTTGCCTGCATTTCTTGAATTTGAGCTTCTTCCTGAGGAGACAGGGAAGCCACAAGCGTACCCATTCTTAAAGCGTCTTCCAAGCTCGGAAGCTTGAATGCGGGCTTAATTTGTTCCGTTTCCGCTTGTGCGGGCTTCGTATTTTCCGCCACTTGAATTTGCGTGTCAGGCTTTTGTCCCCCGCTTGCCAAAATCATCGCCCGTCTTTGTTGATAAGGAATATAGGTTGTTGAAATGCCTGCCAAAATATCATTTTGCATGCTCTGTCCAATCCCCTGACTTTGGATTTCCTGACCGGACACCGCCTGCCGCGCGTTTTGTTCCGGTTTTTGTTCAGGCTGCCGGATAGGCGTTTCTTGGTTTGTCCCTGTTTGGACGGTCGGTTCCGCAACCTTGAACGTGCGCGCGATGGAGGCGCTTCTGTCAAAATAATCTTCACGGGTCGGAGCTTTCACTTCCGTTGTGCGGGGGCTTTCCTGATATTTCTTAATAGGATTTCCCTTCTTGTCCAAAATGGCATGCTCGCGCTTTTCAGGCGGCAGGTTCGTGGTATAGGTTGTACGGATGATTTGTGCCTGCTGTTCTTCCTTCGCTTGATTTTGCGTTTGCGCCGCCCGCTCTTGGGCAGGAGCTTCGGCTGTATTTTGCGCTGACGCTTCCTGAGGCGTTACGCTGTATTCTTCATAGAGCTGAGCCGTGTTGACGGGCTTTACCGGATTTTGCCTGCCGGCTGTTTCAGCCTTGGCTTCAAGAGAAACGTCTTGCGCAGCGGGTTTTGCATTTTCTTCAGGCAAAAGAGGTGCCGGCTTCACCGCCATACGGATGCGGCTTAATGCCCCGGTTTGCGGAGTGCCCGCGGGACGGGTCAATTGTTCGACCATCATATCCGCAAGCCCTATTCCGCCCGCGCTTGCCATGCTCTTGCCAAGTTCCTGACTGTACATGGACTGCCAATACTCTTCTTCCTTGCTGTAATGCATGCCGTTCTTCGGAAGGGAAGAACGCATTTCATCCCACATCTTCTGAATGAAAATAGCTTCAAATCCTTCAGCCGCCTTGCGCAATTCCTTTTCTTTCAGCGCTTGGTCTTGGGAATTGCTCAGAGCGTTCAAACGGCTCTTTTCAGTGTCCAAATTACTGTGACGGGCGCTTTGCATCGCCATATCCGTCATCATATTCATTGCTTGGCTCATTACAATACCTCCAAGTCCGCATAAAGGGAACCGGAACTCTTCAATGCTCTCAATATGCTGATAAGGTCGCGGGGAGTGGCGCCAATGGCATTCAATCCATCAACGAGTTCCTGCAGGGTCGCACCTTCAACAAGATGTAAATTGCGGGATTCTTCCTTCGCCATAAGGTCTGTCACAGGTGAAGCGACTGTCGTTCCTTGTGAAAAGGCGTTGGGCTGGCTCACATCGACGCTTTCCTGAATGGTCACCTGCAGGCTGCCGTGGGCTATGGCAACCCGGGCGAGCTTTACGTCCTTACCGATAACGATAGTTCCGGTCTTTTCATCAACAACGACTTTTGCCGCATTTTGCGGGGTAATGTTCAGATTTTCAATGGATGCCATAAGAGGAACGAGATTGCCTTGGAACTCGGCGGGAATTTGCAGTCTGATCGTGGAGGCGTCGTTTGCGGAGGCGTATTCGCCGCCAAGGCTGTCGTTAAGGTGTTCTACCGTTTGCTGGGTTGTTGAAAAATCATGCACATGCATATTGATAACCAATTCTCTTTGGTTATTGAAAGAAAAAGGAACTTCGCGTTCGACGGTCGCACCGTTCGGAATGGTCGCCACCGTAGTATGGTTTTTTTGGGCGGAAGCGGCAGCGCCTTGGGTGGAAAAACCGCCGACAACAAGCGGACCTTGGGCAATGGCATATACCTTGCCGTCAATACCCATCAAAGGAGTTTGCAAAAGAACGCCGCCCTGCAGGCTTGAAGCGGAGCCGATACTTGAAATGGTAACGTTGATTGCACTGCCGGCTTTCGCAGAAGCGGGCAAATTGGCTGTAACCATGACGGAAGCCACGTTTCTTGCTTCCACTTGGGCGGAACCTGCGGCGATTCCCATTCCCTCAAGCATATTGCTCAAAGAAGAAGCTGTTAAATCATCCCGTCTGTCACCTGTTCCGCCAAGTCCGACAACCAAACCGTAACCGGTCAGCTGGTTGTTCCGTACTCCGGAAATGCTTGAAATATCCTTGAGGCGGACAGCAAAAGCGGAAGGAACACAGAGTATGCCGGAAAGAAACAGCAGCGCTGTCATGCAAATAAAAAAATATGTCAAAGTTTCGACAGAAGAACGATTCACATGAAGAGGACATTCCATAGTATTCTTGATATATTGCATAGTTACCGCCTTTTTGTTTTTGGAGGAAATCGTTTCAAAAACAGTAAAAATAATTCTTGCCATATATGTTGCCATTATTGTGCCATTAATAAAATATCATGTTTTTTCAAATAAATATGAATAAAATTTTACCGGCAGTTATATTTTTGGCAGCTGTTTTGTCATAAAGAAGCTCGGTTCAAAAACGTACGGAACGATAAGAAAAAAAAGTGTCGTATTTTTCTAACGGAAAAGTAAAATATATCGCAAAATCGGCATAAAAAAATGTTGACTTGGTTTTAGGTCTTATGCTACTAATATGTTCTCAAAGCGGAGAGATGGCAGAGCGGTTGATAGCGGCGGTCTTGAAAACCGTTGAGGATTTGCGTCCTCCGGGAGTTCGAATCTCTCTCTCTCCGCCATATAAGAATTTAACCTCTTGTAAAGAAATAATTTTTACAAGAGGTTTTTTATGTTTAATCTGCAAGACAAAAAAATTACTTGGCTTTGCCGTATTCACACAGCGACCCGCTGGTCAGAGAAGTTCGTTACGGAACAGCAACAAGTGTTGCAGCATATCTGATGAAGCAGGGTGCGGTTGTCTTCTCCCCTATCATATACGGACATCAGATTTGCCGATACGGCATAGATACAAATTTCAAACGATGGGCTGAACTTGATTACCCCATGATTACACGGGCTGATGACTGCATGGGGTGATGAGTTATGGCTCTTGGAACTTGACGGGCAGGACACCTCTTTTGGCGTTCGGGAAAAACTGAACTGCGTGTGCGGGCTGGATATTTTTAATCTTTCTTATATTGTTATAAATAACAATTCAATTTCAACCACAAAAAAGACTGAATTGATTTCCTGGCTTTTTTGGAATTGCAGCATTTTTAAAATTAAGAATTTTTTTAAGAGGCACCGCTTTTGTTTGGGGTTTCCGCAAAACAATCAACGCCTGCAAATTTGAAATTCTCAAAAATAATTTTACGCTCAAAACAGCATTATTCCGGAACTGCATTATCCCTAAAACAACATTCAAAGAGGGGACACATTCGCTTTGCAACCCGTTTAAAATTTTCGGCTTCTCTTTAAATTTCTCCTCCGAATTTTTCTGTTCGCTCACAATGAAACGCTTGCAACGGAACCGTCAGTCTTTGTATGGTTTATACGAAACAATGCTCTCTTGATTTATCATCAGACTTTTTTACCTCGACCACTGCCGTATCTCCATGTACAATGAACAAAATAATAAAACCCGAAACGAATAAGCTAAAATATGAAAAGACAGAGAAAATGTATGCATAACCTATTCAAATCCATACATTTTTACATACAGATGCATGCATTGGACTAAAATCTCCCTTTTTGAGATGAAAAATATTTTTTTATTTTTAAAATCTAAAAAATTGCATTTTTATAATACATTGATTTTACTTTATAAAACTTTAATTATTGGATTTCAGAAAGAAAAAAACAAAAAAATACGGACAATTTTTTGCATAGCATATTGACACAAAAAAAAGAAATTTTTACTTTTTCAGAAAGCCATACGCTCTTTATGTGGTAAGAAAATTACCGATTACCCTAATTCATAAAGGTTTTTACAAGAATTGCCCAATAGTTGCAGAACTCCCTAATCTGTGATTTTTCTTGTAAAAACCTTTTTGTATACAGCTAACCGTATAGTTTTATGTACAATTTTTATAAAATTTTTAAATTTTCCGCCATACGCACTGCCGGCTCGCCATACCACGGATACCAACCATGTTTTTTACAGGATTTATTGTTTCAAACAATTGCGGCGGTTATTATTCATAACACGCATGCGTCAGAAAAGCTCTGCGCACACAGTATCCTGCCATGCCCCCGCTCTCGCTTGCGAAAAGAGCGGCTGCTTTGCTGTCCATTTCTGTACGGATCGTTTCTCTCCTGCACAAATCGCTATACGCCCCTTCGGGTGGCTTTGCTTCGCTCGTACAGCTCTGCTCTCCATTTGCATAGGGGCTCTTCCTTCGCCATCGCAAACGACTGTGTCGCCATTCGGTGGGTGCGTGGCGCCAGTACATCCTGTACTGTTTTTTTTACTGTCGGCAACGCACACGTCGGCACCGGCTCTGCCGGTTTCCACCAAGGCGATG
This window encodes:
- the fliW gene encoding flagellar assembly protein FliW, whose translation is METRIGNIELDRDKFIHMPKGLIGYDDEKEYTIIEYRQNSPFYIYQSTKTPDFGVLITDPYFFLSEYTVKLSEAEQNILQAESAEDINVFVTVTIPHGKPEDITLNLSGPIFINYKKRLALQVPQDITPTKVLLKDCLEKLNAENEI
- the flgL gene encoding flagellar hook-associated protein FlgL, producing MRITHNMMYNSMSKNMNTILSDYMNYGIQMSTQKRVNNPSDDPTGTVHILNYRASININATYIDNSKEASAWLKSTDGALQQAQTVLTRITELAEQASSQTYSPENRMQIATELRQNFELLMNIANTEYNGTHIFSGHKTDSPAYTKKLGVMTESAEFNKAIFDVQGELPQTAMIRFPQDGEIGGANDLTYEYSKDGGKTWVTKTLAAGDTTLNLDGCLVNMALPEAVPPTNPPTAAPVQVTAYNPDAETSPSNGSMLYIRPSAHYIGDDNDFPPEVDVYGDSIGSADAQGIFKSDVQIKFPDDVSVGQDGTIEFQYSKDNGLTWETGKATTSAGSTSVRVVVPGGYVDVEAKNGVSIDAGSQFVVRPNRAEEQGYEIAPGDFVHITNDGKDIFGGLYQAKGSNHATPVEEPNIFETISDLIAYCETNNSDGCGQSVEDLRKMSEHLVTKLANIGGRSNRVEANLTVMQTHQLNQQERMSNIEDIDLPTLLNNIKKQQVTYQGVLQTSSMIMNLSLLNYI
- the flgK gene encoding flagellar hook-associated protein FlgK, with translation MTGVSNLLNIGNNAVRANQVAINTTGNNIANSNTAGYVRQSVRFQESTPFDYRPGQIGTGAYAQEIYRNFDRYLENNYLSQNGLFNMWSEESVIMQTVQSTFNEANTDGIHDQLSSFLQAWTKLSTNPGSTAVREDIISKTQNLTMLYQNANKALADTKREMNEYINLAISDVNEIIDKLADVNQEIAKSYNPPSNNCNSLLDKRDALVRELSTLVDVSVQDKGPRDFKVYLKEGMPLLENQTKYHLSNQGPFYENDCKNFTGELHFEGSSAYEYTMEFVSPTEFKVSIDGGKSWVTDSKGNNVFTVPPVGEKLDIAELKISFSGDGLKEGDTPYFDIGDKFYIVPKDSVFWHEPTRDPINVSKNLDMESLGGKLGAYCEVRDKRISKYEAQLDALAESLIWEVNRIHSQGTGLDGFNHILGTTKIERPDLALGSDWQTYAFHDRLTEGNLNLHFYNDKTGEPLLSGSLNFNPAGNPPENFDPNKHSLQDVAAAINRSFVDDNGRQLVTATIEGGMLQLTAAEDVEFKMGSDTTGLWAALGINTFFGGDSASTIHINPNLVDNPEYINSASIDGQTEGNIGDGTIAQQIGKLAEAPIKITTVWETREESLLSYYAAIVGNIGSDTRNANFNADYYQTLANEAETQAQSVAGVNLDEELTLLIRYQHSYTAAAKLISTADQMFETLLGLKQ
- a CDS encoding flagellar protein FlgN; translated protein: MFANIQDTLNRQDKALDLMKELLQEEFSLLMKRDTDAVMTIEFSIHELLRQLATEKESIIQALGGGRLKDYAQMLPEDKREIILSLWLSIDKKEQACARQASLNTRLSLGLLDQSKDLLNYLHERIIPPQRTNYSRRGTYAKEHPQAAVFSARY
- a CDS encoding peptidoglycan DD-metalloendopeptidase family protein, which encodes MSQAMNMMTDMAMQSARHSNLDTEKSRLNALSNSQDQALKEKELRKAAEGFEAIFIQKMWDEMRSSLPKNGMHYSKEEEYWQSMYSQELGKSMASAGGIGLADMMVEQLTRPAGTPQTGALSRIRMAVKPAPLLPEENAKPAAQDVSLEAKAETAGRQNPVKPVNTAQLYEEYSVTPQEASAQNTAEAPAQERAAQTQNQAKEEQQAQIIRTTYTTNLPPEKREHAILDKKGNPIKKYQESPRTTEVKAPTREDYFDRSASIARTFKVAEPTVQTGTNQETPIRQPEQKPEQNARQAVSGQEIQSQGIGQSMQNDILAGISTTYIPYQQRRAMILASGGQKPDTQIQVAENTKPAQAETEQIKPAFKLPSLEDALRMGTLVASLSPQEEAQIQEMQAKKQTGQGMETAAHIGGGTIISTPPVFDNVSAKPLENEFQMPAAGSISSSFGWRFDPVNKQRAWHTGLDIQAKHGSAVTASGTGIVKFAGQDRELGNMIIIDHGNGVESVYGHNSELLVKAGDTINSGTQIAKVGSSGRTNGSHLHFEIRQNGLSINPEPYFAKEEIS
- a CDS encoding flagellar basal body P-ring protein FlgI, with protein sequence MTALLFLSGILCVPSAFAVRLKDISSISGVRNNQLTGYGLVVGLGGTGDRRDDLTASSLSNMLEGMGIAAGSAQVEARNVASVMVTANLPASAKAGSAINVTISSIGSASSLQGGVLLQTPLMGIDGKVYAIAQGPLVVGGFSTQGAAASAQKNHTTVATIPNGATVEREVPFSFNNQRELVINMHVHDFSTTQQTVEHLNDSLGGEYASANDASTIRLQIPAEFQGNLVPLMASIENLNITPQNAAKVVVDEKTGTIVIGKDVKLARVAIAHGSLQVTIQESVDVSQPNAFSQGTTVASPVTDLMAKEESRNLHLVEGATLQELVDGLNAIGATPRDLISILRALKSSGSLYADLEVL
- a CDS encoding DUF1937 family protein; amino-acid sequence: MALPYSHSDPLVREVRYGTATSVAAYLMKQGAVVFSPIIYGHQICRYGIDTNFKRWAELDYPMITRADDCMG